In one Nitrospira sp. CR1.1 genomic region, the following are encoded:
- the mgtA gene encoding magnesium-translocating P-type ATPase: MLKETPFWALSADDVLRELSATRKGLATAEAEARQATCASVRLRPQRNGRPLRLLLAQFRSPIVLILLFASGVSFFLAERGDALIILGIILAGACLSFWQEYSAARAVAGLLALVQITARVWRDGELCEVPADHIVPGDVIELSAGSSLPGDALLLEAKDLFVDEATLTGETYPVEKSVATLAADAPLATRTNSLFLGTHVVSGQARVVIVAVGQETEFGRIAHRMALKAPETEFERGVRRFGYLLLEVTLLLVFAIFAVNVYLERPVLESFLFSMALAVGLTPQLLPAIISVNLSHGARRMARQHVVVKRLASIENFGSMNVLCSDKTGTLTEGSMRLHAALDLDGQPSERVLFHGHINAMFETGFPNPLDEALRRHRAFDLSGYRKVEEEPYDFVRKRLSVLVATPHTHLLITKGAVESMLAVCLHAEQKDGTLLPMDQVCESIRDRVRGLSGQGFRTLGLACRDLGVIDRVSKEHEAGMTFLGLLVFVDPPKAGIVDTIALLQRLGVSIKMVTGDQGLVAAHVGRQVGLANPRLMTGSDLRGMTDDALRALANEVDIFAEIEPNQKERIIRALRGAGNVVGYLGDGINDAPALHAADVGISVDGAVDVAKEAADLVLLEHDLSVLVEGVREGRRTFANTLKYVFMATSANFGNMFSMAGASLFLPFLPLLPKQILLTNVLTDVPEMTIATDHVDSELIERPRRWDIPFIRRFMLTFGFVSSLFDYLTFGVLLLLLQATTGQFRTGWFVESVLSASLIVLVIRTRRPCVTSRPSPPLLLSTLLIALATIALPVTPIGTLLGFESLPAIFWAALLGILLAYVAAAELVKTWFYRHANNGR; encoded by the coding sequence ATGCTGAAGGAGACACCATTCTGGGCCCTGTCTGCGGATGATGTGCTGCGAGAGTTGTCTGCCACGCGAAAGGGGCTGGCCACGGCCGAGGCTGAAGCGCGACAGGCAACCTGTGCATCCGTCAGGCTCAGGCCTCAGCGGAATGGCCGGCCGTTGCGGCTCCTTCTGGCGCAGTTTCGAAGTCCCATCGTCCTTATCTTGCTCTTTGCCTCAGGCGTATCGTTTTTCCTCGCAGAACGCGGCGATGCGCTGATTATCCTGGGCATCATCCTGGCCGGCGCGTGTTTGAGTTTCTGGCAGGAGTACAGCGCCGCGCGCGCCGTCGCCGGACTGCTGGCACTCGTGCAAATCACGGCTCGCGTATGGCGGGATGGCGAGCTGTGCGAAGTTCCGGCCGACCACATCGTGCCAGGCGACGTCATTGAACTGTCGGCCGGATCGAGTCTCCCCGGCGACGCGTTGCTTCTGGAGGCGAAAGATCTGTTCGTCGATGAGGCCACCTTGACAGGGGAGACGTATCCGGTCGAAAAATCAGTGGCGACGCTGGCTGCTGACGCACCGTTGGCCACCCGTACCAACAGTCTGTTTCTCGGCACCCATGTCGTCAGCGGGCAGGCCCGGGTCGTCATCGTCGCGGTGGGACAGGAGACGGAATTCGGCCGTATCGCCCACCGCATGGCGCTGAAGGCCCCCGAAACGGAATTCGAGCGGGGAGTCCGGCGATTCGGCTATCTGCTGCTCGAAGTGACGCTCCTCCTCGTCTTCGCGATCTTTGCCGTGAACGTCTATCTTGAGCGGCCGGTCCTCGAATCCTTTCTCTTCTCTATGGCCTTGGCGGTCGGACTGACGCCGCAGTTGCTGCCGGCCATCATCAGCGTGAATCTCTCGCACGGCGCGAGGCGCATGGCCCGGCAGCATGTCGTCGTCAAGCGGCTGGCGTCGATCGAAAACTTCGGGAGCATGAATGTGTTGTGCTCCGACAAGACCGGCACCTTGACCGAAGGTTCTATGCGGCTCCATGCCGCGCTGGATCTCGACGGCCAGCCAAGCGAGCGGGTGTTGTTCCATGGTCACATCAACGCGATGTTCGAAACCGGCTTTCCGAACCCCTTGGATGAAGCCCTGCGTCGTCACCGCGCCTTCGATCTCTCCGGCTATCGTAAAGTGGAAGAGGAGCCCTACGATTTTGTTCGCAAGCGGCTGTCCGTCCTGGTGGCCACTCCGCACACCCATCTTCTGATTACCAAAGGCGCCGTCGAAAGTATGCTGGCGGTCTGCCTGCACGCGGAGCAGAAAGACGGGACCCTGCTGCCGATGGATCAGGTCTGCGAGTCGATCAGGGACCGGGTGCGGGGTCTCAGCGGGCAGGGCTTTCGCACGCTCGGACTGGCCTGCCGTGATCTGGGCGTCATCGACCGCGTTTCCAAGGAGCATGAAGCAGGGATGACGTTCCTGGGCTTGTTGGTCTTCGTCGATCCTCCGAAAGCCGGCATTGTCGACACGATTGCCCTTCTCCAGCGGCTGGGGGTGTCGATAAAAATGGTGACGGGAGATCAGGGGTTGGTGGCGGCCCATGTGGGGCGACAAGTCGGCCTGGCGAATCCCCGGCTCATGACCGGGAGTGACCTACGTGGCATGACCGACGATGCGCTTCGGGCACTGGCCAATGAGGTGGACATTTTTGCGGAAATCGAACCGAACCAGAAGGAACGCATCATCCGTGCGCTGCGCGGCGCGGGTAACGTGGTCGGCTACCTCGGGGACGGCATCAACGATGCGCCCGCGCTCCACGCCGCGGACGTTGGTATTTCAGTCGATGGCGCCGTCGATGTCGCCAAGGAGGCCGCGGATCTGGTGTTGCTGGAGCACGATTTGAGCGTGTTGGTGGAAGGCGTCCGGGAGGGGCGGCGCACCTTCGCGAATACCCTCAAGTATGTGTTCATGGCGACCAGCGCGAATTTCGGCAATATGTTCAGCATGGCGGGGGCCTCGCTGTTTTTGCCGTTTCTGCCGTTGCTGCCGAAACAGATTCTGCTGACGAATGTGCTGACCGACGTTCCGGAAATGACGATTGCCACCGACCATGTCGATTCTGAACTCATCGAACGGCCTCGCCGGTGGGATATTCCATTCATCCGGCGGTTCATGTTGACCTTCGGATTCGTGAGCTCGCTCTTCGATTACCTCACGTTCGGCGTCCTGCTGCTGTTGCTGCAGGCCACGACCGGTCAGTTCCGCACCGGCTGGTTTGTTGAGTCCGTGCTCTCGGCGTCGCTGATCGTCCTGGTGATTCGTACACGCCGCCCTTGCGTAACCAGCCGCCCGTCTCCGCCCTTGCTGCTCTCGACGTTGCTAATTGCACTGGCGACGATCGCGTTACCGGTGACGCCCATCGGAACGCTTTTGGGATTTGAATCTTTGCCGGCCATCTTTTGGGCCGCGCTGCTCGGAATACTTCTGGCCTATGTCGCGGCGGCAGAACTGGTGAAGACGTGGTTCTACCGGCATGCGAACAATGGCCGCTGA
- a CDS encoding CusA/CzcA family heavy metal efflux RND transporter: MIAALLEFSLRQRILILGLACFCAAAGLFAFQSIPIDAYPDVTNVQVQVLTEAPGLSPVEVERFITYPIELQMNGLPGLTEIRSISKFALSQLTVVFEDDVDVYFARQLVLERIMAVRERLPAGMEPVLAPVTTGLGEIYQYYLDSAQHPARDAALVEDELTSQRTVQDWVLRPLLKSVPGVIEVNGLGGLVKQYQVLVDPDRLRKYGLTLRDIFDAVERNNANAGGNVLERHAERAIVRGLGLIKSLADIERIVVKEAGGVPVFVRDVADVRIGHAVRHGAAVLNGEREVVAGTVLMLRGGNAREVVQAVKQRADAIQREGILPEGLAIVPFYDRIELVTAAIHTVRDALIEGVVLVTLVFFLFLGHVRSAIVVTVSLLVTPLITFVVMQRLGLSANLMTLGGLAIGIGEIADGSLVVVENIYRHLSENRMQERSRLEVVLRATNEVGRPILFGILIISVVFLPLMTLHGMEGKMFAPLAYTLVISLLASVLVTLTLSPVLASLILRGDHPEETRLTRWMKMRYQPVLRWTLDHRALVLLGSTAIVLASVSLLPFVGREFIPILEEGALTPQIVRLPSVSLEESIAIEKQTQQVMLEFPEVRMSVSKIGRADIAVGPEEPNESDPIVTLRPRETWTTAHTQADLVDAIRNRLAEIPGISVLMSQPIQERVDELISGIRTECAIKLFGDDLDLLYQHAERIADLMRTIGGVKDVKVEQVAGQPYLTIDIDREKIARYGINVSDVQDIITTAVGGKPATQVYEGERRFQLILRFPEHSRNSIGAIGDIRVRSASGAPIPLSELAAIEMREGPARISREHAKRRIYIGFNVVGRDIGGVVDEGRKRLAAHIRLPQGYTVAWGGAFENMERANARLLLVVPVTLGLVFFLLFWAFHSLRYAGLIILNLPFALIGGVVSLWLSDQYLSVPASIGFIELFGLAVGNGIVLVSYINQLRNEGQQTEAAIVTGCVLRLRPVVMTMMTTLLGLLPLVMAQGIGAEVQRPLATVVVGGLFTSTALTLLVLPALYRTFAEQDVAKEHAPEWV; the protein is encoded by the coding sequence ATGATTGCCGCCCTGCTGGAATTCTCCCTGCGCCAGCGAATTCTCATCCTGGGCCTGGCCTGTTTCTGCGCGGCGGCAGGCCTCTTCGCCTTCCAATCGATTCCCATCGACGCCTATCCCGACGTGACCAACGTGCAAGTGCAGGTGCTGACGGAAGCGCCCGGCCTCTCCCCGGTTGAAGTGGAGCGGTTCATTACCTATCCGATCGAGCTGCAAATGAACGGATTGCCGGGACTGACGGAAATTCGCTCCATCTCCAAATTTGCGCTCTCTCAATTGACGGTGGTGTTCGAGGACGATGTGGATGTGTATTTCGCCCGTCAGCTTGTGCTGGAACGGATCATGGCGGTGCGGGAGCGGTTGCCGGCTGGCATGGAGCCGGTTCTCGCGCCGGTGACGACCGGGCTCGGAGAGATCTATCAGTATTATCTCGATAGCGCACAGCATCCGGCGCGCGATGCTGCGCTGGTGGAGGACGAGCTGACCTCTCAGCGGACGGTGCAGGACTGGGTGCTGCGTCCCTTATTGAAGAGCGTGCCGGGCGTCATCGAGGTGAACGGCCTCGGCGGTTTGGTCAAGCAGTATCAGGTACTGGTGGATCCCGACAGGTTGCGGAAATACGGCCTCACGTTGCGCGATATTTTTGATGCCGTGGAACGCAACAATGCCAATGCCGGCGGCAATGTACTCGAACGGCATGCTGAACGCGCCATCGTGCGCGGGTTGGGGCTCATCAAAAGCCTGGCCGACATCGAGCGCATCGTGGTCAAGGAAGCAGGCGGGGTGCCGGTGTTCGTGCGGGATGTGGCGGACGTCCGTATCGGCCATGCGGTGCGCCATGGGGCCGCCGTGCTGAACGGGGAGCGGGAGGTGGTGGCTGGGACGGTGTTGATGCTGCGAGGCGGCAATGCCCGGGAGGTGGTTCAGGCGGTGAAGCAACGAGCCGACGCGATTCAGCGGGAGGGAATCCTGCCCGAAGGGCTCGCCATCGTGCCGTTCTACGACCGTATCGAGCTCGTGACAGCCGCCATTCATACCGTGCGCGATGCGTTGATCGAGGGCGTCGTGCTGGTCACGCTGGTTTTTTTCCTGTTCCTCGGCCATGTGCGAAGCGCGATCGTCGTGACAGTCTCGCTGCTGGTGACGCCGTTGATCACGTTTGTGGTGATGCAGCGGCTGGGATTGTCCGCCAACCTCATGACCCTGGGGGGGCTGGCGATCGGCATCGGCGAAATCGCCGACGGCTCGCTGGTCGTGGTGGAAAACATCTATCGCCATTTGTCGGAGAACCGGATGCAGGAACGTTCCCGGCTGGAGGTGGTTCTGCGGGCGACGAACGAGGTGGGGCGGCCGATCCTCTTCGGGATCCTCATCATCAGCGTCGTGTTTCTGCCCTTGATGACATTGCACGGCATGGAAGGAAAGATGTTCGCCCCCCTGGCCTACACGTTGGTCATTTCCCTGTTGGCCTCGGTGCTCGTGACATTGACCCTGTCTCCGGTCCTGGCCTCGCTGATCTTGCGCGGCGACCATCCGGAAGAGACCCGGCTGACCCGGTGGATGAAGATGCGGTATCAGCCGGTGCTTCGGTGGACGCTGGACCATCGCGCCCTAGTGTTGCTGGGGTCGACGGCGATCGTGCTGGCCAGTGTGAGTCTGTTGCCGTTCGTCGGGCGGGAGTTTATTCCGATTCTGGAGGAGGGCGCGCTGACGCCGCAGATCGTGCGGTTGCCGAGTGTATCACTGGAAGAATCGATCGCGATAGAAAAACAGACACAACAAGTCATGCTGGAGTTTCCGGAAGTGCGGATGTCGGTGAGCAAGATCGGGCGGGCGGACATCGCGGTCGGTCCGGAGGAGCCTAATGAAAGCGACCCGATCGTGACGCTACGCCCGCGCGAGACCTGGACCACTGCGCACACGCAGGCCGATCTGGTCGATGCGATCAGGAACCGCCTGGCGGAAATTCCCGGCATTTCCGTGCTGATGAGCCAACCGATCCAGGAACGGGTCGACGAGCTGATTTCCGGGATCAGGACCGAATGCGCCATCAAGTTGTTCGGCGACGATCTCGATCTGCTGTATCAGCATGCCGAACGGATCGCAGACCTCATGCGGACGATCGGGGGAGTGAAAGACGTCAAGGTTGAACAGGTGGCCGGTCAGCCGTATCTGACGATCGATATCGACCGGGAGAAGATCGCGCGATACGGGATCAACGTTTCGGATGTGCAGGACATCATAACCACGGCGGTCGGGGGGAAACCTGCGACGCAGGTGTATGAGGGGGAGCGGCGATTTCAGCTGATCCTCCGGTTCCCGGAGCACTCGCGCAACAGCATCGGCGCGATCGGAGACATTCGGGTACGATCGGCATCGGGCGCGCCGATTCCCTTGAGCGAACTCGCCGCGATCGAGATGCGGGAAGGTCCGGCGAGAATCAGCCGCGAACACGCGAAGCGGCGGATCTATATCGGGTTCAATGTCGTGGGGCGCGACATCGGCGGTGTCGTGGACGAAGGCCGGAAGCGGTTGGCTGCGCACATTCGATTGCCGCAAGGATATACCGTGGCCTGGGGCGGCGCGTTCGAGAATATGGAACGGGCGAACGCGCGGTTGCTACTGGTGGTGCCGGTCACGCTCGGGTTGGTGTTCTTTCTGCTCTTTTGGGCGTTTCATTCGCTGCGGTATGCCGGGTTGATTATTCTGAATCTGCCGTTCGCGTTGATCGGAGGCGTGGTCTCGCTGTGGCTCAGCGATCAGTATTTGAGCGTGCCTGCGTCGATCGGCTTCATCGAACTGTTCGGGTTGGCGGTCGGCAACGGCATCGTGCTCGTCTCGTATATCAATCAGTTGCGGAACGAGGGGCAGCAGACGGAGGCGGCGATCGTGACGGGGTGCGTCCTGCGGCTTCGTCCGGTCGTGATGACGATGATGACGACCCTCCTGGGTCTCCTCCCGCTGGTGATGGCGCAGGGGATTGGCGCTGAAGTGCAGCGGCCCTTGGCGACGGTGGTTGTCGGAGGCCTGTTCACGTCGACCGCCTTGACATTGCTGGTGCTGCCTGCCTTGTACCGCACGTTCGCCGAACAGGACGTTGCGAAGGAACATGCTCCGGAGTGGGTGTAG
- a CDS encoding efflux RND transporter periplasmic adaptor subunit, which produces MTFRVAAFTSEFRRRLWRPGGSLRLAGCAVLSLPLLMGGMGCDRDPVAPPPTAKPANRATDGVVELTASEMARAGIQILTVKKEPFVPHREFPATVHANENELAEVTTLIRGRVVDVLVDVGKDVRKGERLALLDSTELGMAEGVYLKAVARQHEAQLAHERAANLHEHRAISVAELQRREAEMKTAQADAREAGHRLTLLGVADQEIQRLERERTIRSDIAIRAPFAGRVIMRNLTRGEVVETSRNCFTIADLSDVWVVASVPEKDVQFIHPNQTVHVVVAAYPHGLFSGRMTYISDVLDPATRTMRIRVTVPNPDRALKPEMFAMVRVDASPRPAAVAVPLAAIQQDGGGKVLFVRQGENRFEPRRVLLGDEQDGQVIVLEGVREGEDVVVKGAFAIKSELDIHKIEPTQ; this is translated from the coding sequence ATGACCTTTCGAGTAGCGGCCTTCACGTCTGAGTTCAGGCGGCGGCTTTGGCGGCCTGGCGGCTCGCTTCGCCTCGCGGGTTGCGCGGTGCTGTCGCTGCCGCTCCTGATGGGCGGGATGGGTTGTGACCGGGATCCGGTGGCTCCGCCGCCAACCGCCAAACCCGCAAACAGAGCTACCGATGGAGTGGTGGAGCTGACTGCTTCCGAAATGGCCCGGGCAGGTATTCAGATCCTGACCGTGAAGAAAGAGCCGTTTGTCCCGCATCGCGAGTTTCCAGCAACGGTGCATGCCAATGAAAACGAATTGGCAGAAGTCACGACGCTGATCCGGGGCCGGGTGGTTGACGTGCTGGTCGATGTGGGCAAGGACGTGAGGAAAGGCGAACGGCTGGCATTGCTCGATAGCACGGAATTGGGCATGGCGGAGGGGGTTTATCTCAAGGCGGTGGCGCGGCAGCACGAAGCCCAGCTCGCGCATGAGCGGGCGGCCAATCTGCATGAGCATCGCGCCATCAGTGTGGCCGAATTGCAACGCCGGGAGGCGGAGATGAAAACGGCGCAGGCCGATGCGAGGGAGGCGGGTCATCGGCTCACCCTTCTTGGTGTGGCGGATCAGGAAATTCAACGTCTCGAACGGGAGCGGACGATCCGTTCCGACATCGCGATCCGGGCGCCGTTCGCGGGGCGCGTGATCATGCGCAATCTGACGCGCGGCGAAGTCGTAGAGACCTCGCGGAACTGTTTCACCATCGCCGACCTGTCCGATGTCTGGGTCGTCGCCAGCGTCCCGGAGAAAGACGTTCAGTTTATTCATCCGAATCAGACGGTCCACGTCGTCGTCGCGGCGTACCCCCATGGTTTATTTTCCGGCCGCATGACCTACATCAGCGATGTGCTTGACCCGGCAACCAGAACGATGCGCATCCGTGTCACCGTGCCCAATCCGGACCGGGCCTTGAAGCCGGAGATGTTCGCGATGGTTCGCGTCGATGCCTCGCCGCGACCGGCTGCGGTGGCGGTGCCGCTGGCCGCCATACAACAGGACGGAGGGGGCAAGGTCCTGTTCGTGCGGCAGGGAGAAAATCGATTCGAGCCGCGCCGGGTCTTGCTGGGCGATGAACAAGACGGGCAGGTCATCGTCCTGGAGGGGGTGCGCGAAGGGGAAGACGTGGTCGTCAAGGGAGCCTTTGCGATCAAGTCCGAACTCGATATTCACAAGATCGAGCCCACGCAATGA
- a CDS encoding GNAT family N-acetyltransferase, with amino-acid sequence MPKTDAHIRVELVGWPQAERLIRPIRKIVFIDEQGVPKELEWDGLDSHCAHVLALNERRDAIGTARMQANGTIGRMAVLKDWRGRGAGRALLSALLDLAVRQGLARVTLSAQTHAIGFYEQAGFRIVGEPFMDAGIPHRKMVKDLLKPEAG; translated from the coding sequence ATGCCGAAGACTGACGCACACATCCGCGTAGAGCTCGTCGGCTGGCCCCAGGCCGAACGGTTGATTCGGCCCATCCGGAAAATCGTCTTTATCGATGAGCAGGGGGTACCGAAGGAGCTGGAGTGGGATGGGCTCGATTCACATTGTGCCCATGTGCTGGCCTTGAACGAACGCCGTGACGCCATCGGCACAGCGCGCATGCAAGCGAACGGCACGATCGGCAGAATGGCCGTTCTCAAAGACTGGCGCGGTCGCGGCGCGGGCCGCGCGTTGCTTTCCGCATTACTCGACCTCGCGGTGAGACAAGGGCTCGCCCGCGTCACTCTCTCGGCCCAAACCCACGCGATCGGTTTCTATGAGCAGGCAGGATTCCGCATAGTCGGCGAGCCGTTCATGGATGCCGGTATTCCGCATCGGAAGATGGTGAAGGACCTACTGAAGCCGGAAGCGGGATAA